In Rubrivirga marina, the following are encoded in one genomic region:
- a CDS encoding SDR family NAD(P)-dependent oxidoreductase: protein MPDSHVPDLSGRVIVVTGAAGRLGRVVAGQLTAAGARVAGFDRDAHDVGALSLEADVTDEDAVADAFARVADGLGEPDGLVHTVGMWAGKPFAETTLADWHTALDVNLTSTFVVFRAAVRRMLGAGQAGRLVALASGQGADKGVAEQAAYSAAKAGVVRLVEAIAAEYRAEDVTAAAVAPSMILFGDEPEGTRGVEVDEVARLCVTLCGSAGAVHSGSVLRAYGSMR, encoded by the coding sequence ATGCCCGATTCCCATGTCCCTGACCTCTCCGGACGCGTCATCGTCGTCACCGGCGCCGCGGGGCGGCTCGGCCGCGTCGTGGCCGGCCAACTCACCGCGGCCGGCGCGCGGGTGGCGGGGTTCGACCGCGACGCCCATGACGTCGGCGCGCTCTCGCTCGAGGCCGACGTGACCGACGAGGACGCCGTCGCCGACGCGTTCGCCCGCGTCGCTGACGGTCTCGGTGAGCCCGACGGCCTCGTCCACACGGTCGGGATGTGGGCCGGCAAGCCGTTCGCCGAGACCACCCTCGCCGACTGGCATACGGCCCTCGACGTCAACCTGACGAGCACGTTCGTGGTGTTCCGCGCCGCGGTCCGACGGATGTTGGGGGCCGGGCAGGCTGGGCGGCTCGTCGCGCTCGCCTCGGGCCAGGGCGCTGACAAGGGGGTGGCCGAGCAGGCCGCGTACTCGGCCGCGAAGGCCGGCGTGGTCCGCCTCGTCGAGGCCATCGCGGCCGAGTACCGGGCCGAGGACGTCACGGCCGCCGCCGTGGCCCCGTCGATGATCCTGTTCGGCGACGAGCCCGAGGGCACGCGCGGCGTCGAAGTCGACGAGGTCGCCCGGCTGTGCGTCACGCTCTGCGGGTCGGCCGGCGCCGTCCACAGCGGGTCCGTCCTCCGCGCCTACGGCTCGATGCGGTAG
- a CDS encoding YybH family protein yields MPLRLAGLAVLTVALAGCAATAPPVPEAGFDAEAVEAGVLATLDAQVEAWNDGSVRGFMDGYARTDTLTFLSGGTVRNGWEEALYGYVRGYPDAEAMGQLTFSDLTVHPLSARRALAWGRWRLQRAGDAPGEGPVGLFTLLLASTPDGWRVVHDHTSSE; encoded by the coding sequence ATGCCCCTCCGTCTGGCCGGACTCGCCGTTCTCACCGTCGCCCTCGCGGGGTGCGCGGCGACGGCCCCGCCCGTGCCCGAGGCCGGCTTCGACGCCGAGGCCGTCGAGGCCGGCGTCCTCGCCACGCTCGACGCCCAGGTCGAGGCCTGGAACGACGGCTCCGTTCGCGGCTTCATGGACGGCTACGCGCGGACCGACACGCTCACGTTCCTCTCGGGCGGGACCGTCCGAAACGGCTGGGAGGAGGCCCTGTACGGCTACGTCCGGGGCTACCCCGACGCCGAGGCCATGGGCCAGCTCACGTTCTCGGACCTCACGGTCCACCCGCTCTCGGCGCGCCGCGCGCTGGCGTGGGGCCGGTGGCGGCTCCAGCGTGCCGGCGACGCGCCGGGCGAGGGACCCGTCGGCCTCTTCACGCTCCTCCTGGCCTCGACGCCCGACGGCTGGCGCGTCGTTCACGACCACACGTCGTCGGAATAG
- the sprA gene encoding cell surface protein SprA, whose translation MRAPSPRTRFLPRRAATLSVLALGGLLALIARPDRAAVASPAAWPWRIAADTDTVAVPAPDRLPVLRDTTEADTVETDTVEAEAPAPPASGAAPADTTARPADDDFGFVVPDTIAVSDTLDVAAAGTTDAGTTDADSTERARTYFPRPLDSSPYVSVVPQYLPGVRGRLGTYWRREVTLDTTAYAYRVREVVGEDEVRTPATFTLDEFLAARRQEAVGEQFRTLAAQRADRQQARRNGFGFAVDIPGGNESAFSTIFGKNEVALTVNGTSNVNLGVRYDQNSLQQSLSQGGTPFAPDFGQDLNLNVAGTIGDKLAINVNYDTQSQFDFENQVSLVYTGYEDDIVQRVEAGNVFLQTPATLIRGGQRLFGIRTDLQFGPLAVTAVASQQDAETVNKTFEGGADAQQFSLAPYDYEDDTHLFLGFAFHNWWDRAHERPQNPQLPPNLRRFVGIEVWKHEPGLINSTDENIETTWAVALADLGEPTAVLDGGESYLGEFDPITGRYDNEVVPLPAPGEDQYPDGLLEGVRQNGASVTADIANGLQRPLPATGAFSNNVFKRLRANIDYTFDAQLGWISLATSLTDSDLIAVAYQYETTDGRLVTVGDYGRPAQSTSQNGPRTILKLLRAESPTPVAPLWDLTMRNIYRIGGRSLNPTTFQLAVTYEPAGSSAGTTPPADELSFEQRTFLEVLGLDRVNEQGLATPDDVFDFSSGVTVNPDNGRVIFPVRQPFGDYLYNLIDTGWTVGTIGTNNGRIAVSYGALTPAQALETYVPRLADGTARGQSLYDLEPENARRRLPRLTDYRVGGEYKSATQSIFNIGFQLVEGTVRVTAGDLELTEGVDYRVNYTAGTVEITNPTYLLEGQRVAVEVEQNKFFSIGSKTLLGLRADYTLSEDFGLGATWMQLSERPLGDKFRVGEEALDNSIVGLDGAFRAEPRWLTRAVDALPFIQTRAPSRFEIRGEVARLTPGHPQTLAYRRTRDALLEDDLDFAEDELSGVSYVDDFEGSENAYTALRFPDGWQIAAPPNGGEDQGAVTAGPPGSRDGSANEDDVTDPVLRSNWRGLFAWYTIPSSVYEAGGFGPILTPATEKITVEDLYPERALTLNSTERQYPVDLLDVYFDPTRRGPYNYNGDLAGVFAQNPRDVWGGFVRPIENSYSNFDGQNNIEFIELLVSPLGGKDGTEPIAETARLYIDLGRVNEDVIPNGFLNSEDGLQNGDAPSGDTDSWSRRQTGRTNGFVDFFEDTQRTEDLGLDGLPSTADLSDGRGQVPYGLDEQTQFRAFLDSLDPNTPVGRRAADDPSGDDFYNFLDQRFFNDQLYPGPNAATVQERFAHYRVARELNSAEAQSNLKDGQGISVVPNSEDVNGNNTLDAAETFHRYEIPLEADALAASPFFVNPITTQSRIPGAGEQTWYLLRIPVRTQSDAKTEVNVEPDDFSRIESVRVWTTGHDRPATLRIASFELVGSQWLKSEEVGFLEEGVEDDPDATGGTPPQLFIESVNNEENRSIYAVPKGTIQNTARTPSGQLRATREQALVFRAEGLADGRRAALARSYATRPLDLTKYSNLRLAVHGDGFDRRDSMRVFVRFGDDETANYYELEQPVYPFDPARLGTLTDECLSDRPFNCAQSDSLWQTNVPVGGGETRDLNPINVVLSELNRAKLERDQSQFAIDERFTLTDVEGAPPGATITVRGQPSIQDVRTVVLGVRNGAGGAAIVDTVSIWFNELRVTGYDEAGGASGFVTAALALADVASLNARLSFTDDGFGELGGALGGRAFAQQSAFTLTSQFNAHKLLPERFGWSIPVSYSVTRNNSTPRFDPDNGDVRLDDLVEAARADVGTGEDPAVADVRAQDILARARTETSSQNLRVQASKTGSRSPWLRYTVDGLSASYSLSSQRGSNPSAAFNNSDSWTGTVNYRLTVPDPYAVRPFWLLDSVPVLGSVFGGLRLNLLPQSLTMNTDASRSLSASQQRLGVDFLSEPQEVRDFRALTRRTQRFEHGRQFNVQYTPFPFLQLSYGSDTDQDLGAAGQRERFRTLVRERVSGDSVGFYRVYEGLSPSAARSDTSAVYQDLVNELDGFNAGDAFPDSRVEVLGGSDLDVLPLGEALGNVFAGGIRTRQYTQQSTASLRVSTSRYKWLSWLQLQPIAVSTNYTWRDQPSAAAPELEVASAGATASVQSSVRIRPREFWRLFPFYRSWEGRQPAVAATDSTGGGAPWFSPLRLARRAFLAATGIDDVTLTYRGSTTAATAGLDGQAYSLLSGLTGAAPSLGYRLGLDREIGLDQRINTDAAFNTFSDVLGANHDLDLRTQLSPFRGLSIGLSMRSAFGTNEEVDFQIPEGGGDPARSIGRRAGQGTATIFAFGGGYESLVERHAARYDPSATPNEAGIIESEFLSPTGFADDFTAELSRGLGGFGPNGLFTIPLPNWNITYSGLERLPLLRAIASNVSLQHGYSATSETQFATIFDQDARFFEFDGAVYGGAAAIADGGYDEPTSITVNERYQPLIGLSFAFKGNIQASLSTNRTSLFTLQALSAQVFEKTSRDLRVDLSYARTGLSLFGIRGLNNQIRFQLTALVADDETFIGLPLQQDVLFTLNGEPLTEQTAVETSRLQLSPQISYTVSSQVTANLLAQYEQTTSEQAGTTNRFTGGVSLRILFSN comes from the coding sequence TTGCGCGCGCCGTCCCCACGGACCCGCTTCCTCCCCCGCCGCGCGGCCACGCTCAGCGTCCTCGCGCTGGGCGGCCTGCTGGCCCTGATCGCCCGGCCCGACCGGGCGGCGGTCGCGAGCCCGGCCGCGTGGCCCTGGCGGATCGCTGCGGACACGGACACCGTCGCCGTCCCCGCCCCGGACCGCCTCCCCGTCCTCCGCGACACGACCGAGGCGGACACCGTCGAGACGGACACGGTCGAGGCGGAGGCCCCGGCCCCGCCGGCCTCGGGCGCCGCGCCAGCCGACACGACGGCGCGCCCGGCCGACGACGACTTCGGCTTCGTCGTCCCCGACACCATCGCGGTGTCGGACACGCTCGACGTCGCCGCGGCCGGCACGACCGACGCCGGCACGACCGACGCCGACTCGACGGAGCGGGCCCGGACGTACTTCCCGCGGCCGCTCGACAGCAGCCCCTACGTGTCCGTCGTGCCGCAGTACCTCCCCGGCGTCCGCGGGCGGCTCGGGACCTACTGGCGGCGCGAGGTCACGCTCGACACGACGGCCTACGCCTACCGCGTGCGCGAGGTCGTCGGCGAGGACGAGGTCCGGACGCCGGCCACGTTCACGCTCGACGAGTTCCTCGCGGCCCGCCGCCAGGAAGCCGTCGGCGAGCAGTTCCGGACCCTGGCCGCCCAGCGCGCCGACCGCCAGCAGGCCCGCCGCAACGGGTTCGGGTTCGCCGTCGACATCCCGGGCGGCAACGAGAGCGCGTTCTCGACCATCTTCGGCAAGAACGAGGTGGCTCTCACGGTCAACGGCACGTCGAACGTCAACCTCGGCGTCCGCTACGACCAGAACAGCCTCCAGCAGTCGCTCTCGCAGGGCGGGACGCCGTTCGCGCCCGACTTCGGCCAGGACCTGAACCTCAACGTGGCCGGCACGATCGGCGACAAGCTGGCCATCAACGTCAACTACGACACGCAGAGCCAGTTCGACTTCGAGAACCAGGTCTCGCTCGTCTACACCGGCTACGAGGACGACATCGTCCAGCGGGTCGAGGCCGGCAACGTGTTCCTCCAGACGCCGGCCACGCTCATCCGCGGCGGCCAGCGCCTCTTCGGCATCCGGACCGACCTCCAGTTCGGGCCCCTCGCGGTCACGGCCGTGGCGAGCCAGCAGGACGCCGAGACCGTCAACAAGACGTTCGAGGGCGGCGCCGACGCCCAGCAGTTCTCGCTCGCCCCGTACGACTACGAGGACGACACGCACCTCTTCCTCGGCTTCGCCTTCCACAACTGGTGGGACCGGGCCCACGAGCGGCCGCAGAACCCGCAGCTCCCGCCCAACCTCCGGCGGTTCGTCGGGATCGAGGTGTGGAAGCACGAGCCCGGCCTCATCAACTCGACCGACGAGAACATCGAGACGACGTGGGCCGTCGCCCTCGCCGACCTCGGCGAGCCCACGGCCGTCCTCGACGGCGGCGAGTCGTACCTCGGCGAGTTCGACCCGATCACCGGCCGCTACGACAACGAGGTCGTCCCGCTCCCGGCCCCGGGGGAAGACCAGTACCCAGACGGGCTCCTCGAGGGGGTCCGCCAGAACGGGGCCTCCGTCACGGCCGACATCGCCAACGGGCTCCAGCGGCCGCTCCCGGCGACAGGTGCCTTCTCGAACAACGTGTTCAAGCGGCTCCGGGCCAACATCGATTACACGTTCGACGCCCAGCTCGGCTGGATCTCGCTGGCGACCTCGCTGACCGACAGCGACCTCATCGCCGTGGCCTACCAGTACGAGACGACCGACGGCCGGCTCGTCACCGTTGGCGACTACGGCCGGCCGGCCCAGTCGACCTCCCAGAACGGGCCGCGCACGATCCTCAAGCTCCTCCGCGCCGAGTCGCCGACGCCGGTGGCCCCGCTCTGGGACCTCACGATGCGGAACATCTACCGCATCGGCGGGCGGAGCCTCAACCCGACGACGTTCCAGCTCGCCGTGACCTACGAGCCGGCCGGCTCGTCGGCCGGCACGACGCCGCCCGCCGACGAGCTCTCGTTCGAGCAGCGGACGTTCCTCGAGGTCCTCGGCCTCGACCGCGTCAACGAGCAGGGCCTCGCCACGCCCGACGACGTCTTCGACTTCAGCTCGGGCGTGACGGTCAACCCCGACAACGGCCGCGTCATCTTCCCCGTCCGCCAGCCCTTCGGCGACTACCTCTACAACCTCATCGACACGGGCTGGACCGTCGGGACGATCGGGACGAACAACGGCCGGATCGCCGTCTCGTACGGCGCGCTCACGCCGGCCCAGGCCCTCGAGACCTACGTCCCCCGCCTCGCCGACGGGACCGCGCGCGGCCAATCGCTCTACGACCTCGAGCCCGAGAACGCCCGGCGCCGGCTCCCCCGCCTCACCGACTACCGCGTCGGCGGCGAGTACAAGAGCGCGACGCAGTCCATCTTCAACATCGGGTTCCAGCTCGTCGAGGGGACCGTCCGCGTGACGGCCGGCGACCTCGAGCTGACCGAGGGCGTCGACTACCGCGTCAACTACACGGCGGGGACGGTCGAGATCACGAACCCGACGTACCTCCTCGAGGGCCAGCGCGTCGCCGTCGAGGTCGAGCAGAACAAGTTCTTCTCGATCGGCTCGAAGACGCTCCTCGGCCTCCGTGCCGACTACACGCTGAGCGAGGACTTCGGCCTAGGCGCGACGTGGATGCAGCTCTCGGAGCGCCCGCTCGGCGACAAGTTTCGCGTGGGCGAGGAGGCCCTCGACAACTCGATCGTCGGGCTCGACGGGGCGTTCCGGGCCGAGCCCCGCTGGCTCACGCGGGCCGTCGACGCGCTCCCGTTCATCCAGACGCGCGCGCCGTCGCGGTTCGAGATCCGCGGCGAGGTCGCCCGGCTCACGCCCGGCCACCCCCAGACGCTCGCCTACCGGCGGACCCGCGACGCGCTCCTCGAAGACGACCTCGACTTCGCCGAGGACGAGCTCTCCGGCGTCAGCTACGTCGACGACTTCGAGGGGAGCGAGAACGCCTACACGGCCCTCCGCTTCCCCGACGGCTGGCAGATCGCGGCGCCGCCGAACGGGGGCGAGGACCAGGGGGCGGTCACGGCCGGGCCCCCGGGCTCCCGCGACGGCTCGGCCAACGAGGACGACGTGACCGACCCGGTTCTCCGGTCCAACTGGCGCGGCCTCTTCGCCTGGTACACGATCCCGTCGAGCGTCTACGAGGCCGGCGGGTTCGGCCCGATCCTCACGCCGGCGACGGAGAAGATCACCGTCGAGGACCTCTACCCCGAGCGGGCCCTGACGCTGAACTCGACGGAGCGCCAGTACCCGGTCGACCTCCTCGACGTCTACTTCGACCCGACCCGCCGCGGGCCCTACAACTACAACGGCGACCTCGCCGGCGTCTTCGCCCAGAACCCCCGCGACGTCTGGGGCGGCTTCGTCCGGCCCATCGAGAACTCGTACTCGAACTTCGACGGGCAGAACAACATCGAGTTTATCGAGCTCCTCGTCTCCCCGCTGGGCGGGAAGGACGGGACGGAGCCGATCGCCGAGACGGCCCGGCTCTACATCGACCTCGGCCGCGTCAACGAGGACGTCATCCCGAACGGGTTCCTCAACTCCGAGGACGGCCTCCAGAACGGCGACGCGCCCTCCGGCGACACCGACTCGTGGAGCCGCCGCCAGACCGGCCGGACCAACGGGTTCGTCGACTTCTTCGAGGACACCCAGCGGACCGAGGACCTCGGCCTCGACGGGCTCCCCTCCACGGCCGACCTCTCAGACGGCCGGGGGCAGGTCCCCTACGGGCTCGACGAGCAGACCCAGTTCCGAGCCTTCCTCGACTCGCTCGACCCGAACACGCCGGTGGGCCGCCGGGCCGCCGACGACCCCTCCGGCGACGACTTCTACAACTTCCTCGACCAGCGCTTCTTCAACGACCAGCTCTACCCCGGCCCCAACGCGGCGACGGTCCAGGAGCGGTTCGCCCACTACCGCGTGGCCCGCGAGCTCAACTCGGCCGAGGCCCAGTCGAACCTGAAGGACGGCCAGGGCATCTCGGTGGTCCCGAACTCCGAGGACGTCAACGGGAACAACACGCTCGACGCGGCCGAGACCTTCCACCGCTACGAGATCCCGCTGGAAGCGGACGCCCTCGCCGCGAGCCCGTTCTTCGTCAACCCGATCACGACGCAGAGCCGCATCCCCGGCGCCGGCGAGCAGACGTGGTACCTCCTCCGGATCCCGGTCCGGACGCAGAGCGACGCCAAGACGGAGGTCAACGTCGAGCCCGACGACTTCTCGCGGATCGAGAGCGTCCGCGTCTGGACGACGGGCCACGACCGGCCGGCCACGCTCCGGATCGCGTCGTTCGAGCTCGTCGGGAGCCAGTGGCTCAAGTCGGAGGAGGTCGGGTTCCTCGAGGAGGGCGTCGAGGACGACCCGGACGCGACCGGCGGGACACCGCCCCAGCTGTTCATCGAGTCGGTGAACAACGAGGAGAACCGGTCGATCTACGCCGTCCCCAAGGGGACCATCCAGAACACGGCGCGGACGCCGAGCGGGCAGCTCCGGGCCACGCGCGAGCAGGCGCTCGTCTTCCGCGCCGAGGGCCTCGCCGACGGCCGCCGCGCGGCCCTCGCCCGGTCCTACGCGACCCGCCCGCTCGACCTGACGAAGTACTCGAACCTCCGCCTCGCCGTCCACGGCGACGGGTTCGACCGGCGCGACTCGATGCGCGTGTTCGTCCGGTTCGGCGACGACGAGACGGCCAACTACTACGAGCTCGAGCAGCCGGTCTACCCGTTCGACCCCGCCCGCCTCGGGACGCTCACCGACGAGTGCCTGAGCGACCGGCCGTTCAACTGCGCCCAGTCGGACAGCCTCTGGCAGACGAACGTGCCGGTCGGCGGCGGCGAGACCCGCGACCTCAACCCGATCAACGTGGTCCTCTCGGAGCTCAACCGGGCCAAGCTGGAGCGCGACCAGAGCCAGTTCGCCATCGACGAGCGGTTCACGCTCACGGACGTCGAGGGCGCCCCGCCGGGCGCGACGATCACGGTCCGCGGCCAGCCCTCGATCCAGGACGTCCGGACGGTCGTGCTCGGCGTGCGGAACGGGGCCGGCGGGGCGGCCATCGTCGACACGGTCTCGATCTGGTTCAACGAGCTCCGGGTGACGGGCTACGACGAGGCCGGCGGGGCGAGCGGGTTCGTCACGGCCGCGCTCGCGCTCGCCGACGTGGCCTCGCTCAACGCGCGGCTGAGCTTCACCGACGACGGGTTCGGCGAGCTCGGCGGCGCGCTCGGCGGGCGCGCGTTCGCCCAGCAGTCGGCGTTCACCTTGACGTCCCAGTTCAACGCGCACAAGCTGCTCCCCGAGCGGTTCGGCTGGAGCATCCCCGTGTCGTACTCCGTGACGCGGAACAACTCGACGCCGCGGTTCGACCCCGACAACGGCGACGTCCGCCTCGACGACCTCGTCGAGGCGGCCCGGGCCGACGTGGGCACGGGCGAGGACCCGGCCGTGGCCGACGTCCGCGCCCAGGACATCCTCGCCCGGGCCCGGACCGAGACGTCGTCGCAGAACCTCCGCGTGCAGGCGTCGAAGACCGGCAGCCGCTCGCCGTGGCTCCGCTACACCGTCGACGGGCTCTCGGCGTCGTACTCGCTGTCGTCGCAGCGGGGGTCGAACCCGTCGGCCGCGTTCAACAACTCGGACTCGTGGACGGGCACGGTGAACTACCGCCTGACCGTGCCCGACCCGTACGCTGTCCGGCCGTTCTGGCTGCTCGACTCGGTCCCGGTCCTCGGGAGCGTGTTCGGCGGGCTCCGCCTGAACCTCCTCCCGCAGAGCCTGACGATGAACACGGACGCCTCGCGGAGCCTCTCGGCGAGCCAGCAGCGGCTCGGCGTCGACTTCCTCTCGGAGCCCCAGGAGGTCCGCGACTTCCGCGCGCTCACGCGGCGGACGCAGCGGTTCGAGCACGGCCGCCAGTTCAACGTCCAGTACACGCCGTTCCCGTTCCTCCAGCTGAGCTACGGCTCGGACACGGACCAGGACCTCGGCGCGGCCGGCCAGCGCGAGCGGTTCCGGACGCTCGTCCGCGAGCGCGTCTCCGGTGACTCCGTCGGGTTCTACCGCGTCTACGAGGGCCTCAGCCCGTCGGCGGCCCGCTCCGACACGAGCGCCGTGTACCAGGACCTCGTCAACGAGCTCGACGGGTTCAACGCGGGCGACGCGTTCCCGGACAGCCGCGTCGAGGTCCTCGGTGGGAGCGACCTCGACGTCCTCCCGCTCGGCGAGGCCCTCGGCAACGTGTTCGCGGGCGGGATCCGGACGCGCCAGTACACGCAGCAGTCGACGGCCTCGCTCCGCGTGAGCACGTCGCGCTACAAGTGGCTCTCGTGGCTCCAGCTCCAGCCCATCGCCGTCTCGACCAACTACACGTGGCGCGACCAGCCGAGCGCGGCGGCGCCCGAGCTCGAGGTGGCCTCGGCCGGGGCCACGGCCTCGGTCCAGAGCTCGGTCCGGATCCGCCCGCGCGAGTTCTGGCGGCTCTTCCCGTTCTACCGGTCCTGGGAAGGGCGCCAGCCGGCCGTCGCCGCGACGGACTCGACCGGCGGCGGGGCGCCCTGGTTCAGCCCGCTCCGCCTCGCGCGCCGCGCGTTCCTCGCCGCGACCGGCATCGACGACGTGACGCTGACCTACCGGGGCTCGACGACGGCGGCCACGGCCGGCCTCGACGGCCAAGCCTACAGCCTCCTCTCCGGCCTCACCGGCGCGGCGCCGTCGCTGGGCTACCGCCTCGGCCTCGACCGCGAGATCGGGCTCGACCAGCGGATCAACACCGACGCCGCGTTCAACACGTTCTCGGACGTCCTCGGGGCCAACCACGACCTCGACCTCCGGACGCAGCTCTCGCCCTTCCGCGGCCTCTCGATCGGCCTCTCGATGCGCTCGGCGTTCGGGACGAATGAGGAGGTCGACTTCCAGATCCCGGAGGGCGGCGGCGACCCGGCCCGCTCGATCGGCCGGCGGGCCGGCCAGGGGACGGCGACCATCTTCGCCTTCGGGGGGGGCTACGAGAGCCTCGTCGAGCGCCACGCGGCCCGCTACGACCCGAGCGCCACGCCGAACGAGGCGGGCATCATCGAGTCCGAGTTCCTCTCGCCGACCGGCTTCGCCGACGACTTCACGGCCGAGCTCTCGCGCGGGCTCGGCGGGTTCGGCCCGAACGGGCTGTTCACGATCCCGCTGCCCAACTGGAACATCACGTACTCGGGGCTCGAGCGGCTCCCGCTCCTCCGGGCGATCGCCTCGAACGTGAGCCTCCAGCACGGCTACTCGGCCACGTCGGAGACGCAGTTCGCGACCATCTTCGACCAGGACGCCCGGTTCTTCGAGTTCGACGGGGCCGTCTACGGCGGCGCCGCGGCCATCGCCGACGGGGGCTACGACGAACCGACCTCGATCACGGTCAACGAGCGGTACCAGCCGCTCATCGGGCTCTCGTTCGCGTTCAAGGGGAACATCCAGGCGAGCCTCTCGACCAACCGGACGTCGCTGTTCACGCTCCAGGCGCTCTCGGCCCAGGTGTTCGAGAAGACGTCGCGCGACCTGCGCGTCGACCTCTCCTACGCCCGGACGGGGCTGAGCCTCTTCGGCATCCGCGGGCTCAACAACCAGATTCGGTTCCAGCTCACGGCCCTCGTCGCCGACGACGAGACGTTCATCGGGCTCCCGCTCCAGCAGGACGTGCTCTTCACGCTCAACGGCGAGCCGCTGACGGAGCAGACGGCGGTCGAGACGTCGCGCCTCCAGCTCTCGCCGCAGATCAGCTACACCGTCTCGAGCCAGGTCACGGCCAACCTCCTCGCGCAGTACGAGCAGACGACCTCGGAGCAGGCCGGCACGACCAACCGCTTCACGGGCGGCGTCAGCCTCCGCATCCTGTTCTCGAACTAG
- the lipB gene encoding lipoyl(octanoyl) transferase LipB, which produces MMSPPQPADVLRLGRVPYREAWDFQAVLQQRLVDAKRAGPPEPLPHTVLVVEHPPVFTLGKSGDPANLLASEDELAHLGAEYVPVDRGGDITFHGPGQVVVYPILDLDRLATPEGESLHDLHRYLRELEEAVIRTCADWGVEAGRVGGRTGVWVGPDGHGDERKVCAMGVRCSRWVTMHGLALNVTTDLGWFDRIVPCGIDDRGVTSLERESDRPAPFDAVADRLLVHLGERLGLAVTEHAGHAAWARLKEITRENLGAEAT; this is translated from the coding sequence ATGATGTCCCCGCCCCAGCCCGCCGACGTCCTCCGCCTCGGGCGCGTGCCGTACCGAGAGGCGTGGGACTTCCAGGCCGTGCTCCAACAGCGGCTGGTGGACGCCAAGCGAGCCGGGCCTCCCGAGCCGCTCCCGCACACGGTCCTCGTGGTCGAGCACCCGCCGGTCTTTACGCTCGGCAAGAGCGGCGACCCGGCGAATCTCCTCGCCTCGGAGGACGAGTTGGCCCACCTCGGGGCCGAGTACGTCCCGGTCGATCGCGGCGGCGACATCACGTTCCACGGGCCTGGCCAGGTCGTCGTGTACCCGATCCTCGACCTCGACCGGCTCGCGACGCCAGAGGGCGAGTCGCTCCACGACCTCCACCGCTACCTGCGGGAACTGGAGGAGGCCGTCATCCGGACGTGCGCTGACTGGGGCGTCGAGGCGGGTCGGGTCGGCGGGCGAACGGGCGTCTGGGTCGGGCCGGACGGCCACGGCGACGAGCGGAAGGTCTGCGCGATGGGGGTCCGCTGCAGCCGGTGGGTCACGATGCACGGCCTCGCGCTCAACGTGACGACGGACCTGGGGTGGTTCGACCGGATCGTGCCGTGCGGCATCGACGACCGCGGCGTGACGTCGCTGGAGCGGGAGTCCGACCGTCCGGCCCCCTTCGACGCCGTCGCCGATCGGCTCCTCGTCCACCTCGGCGAGCGGCTGGGGCTGGCCGTGACCGAGCACGCGGGCCACGCGGCGTGGGCGCGCCTCAAGGAGATCACACGCGAGAATCTCGGCGCGGAAGCAACTTGA
- a CDS encoding DUF423 domain-containing protein, with the protein MRADWRLAAVAAGLGALAVALGAFGAHGLESAVSPERLETWRTGAQYHLVHALAAIVGFGLAATRSASAARWAGRLFLAGVVLFSGSLYALVLLDLPVLGAVAPLGGLSFMGGWAALAVALWRQGAPG; encoded by the coding sequence ATGCGGGCTGACTGGCGGCTCGCGGCGGTCGCCGCCGGCCTCGGCGCGCTGGCCGTCGCGCTCGGCGCGTTCGGCGCGCATGGGCTGGAGAGCGCGGTCTCGCCCGAGCGCCTGGAGACGTGGCGGACGGGGGCTCAGTACCACCTCGTCCACGCACTTGCGGCCATCGTCGGGTTCGGACTCGCCGCGACCCGGTCGGCCTCGGCGGCGCGGTGGGCGGGCCGGCTGTTCCTGGCCGGCGTCGTCCTGTTCTCGGGAAGCCTCTACGCGCTCGTCCTGTTGGACCTGCCGGTGCTCGGCGCGGTCGCCCCGCTCGGGGGGCTCTCGTTCATGGGCGGCTGGGCGGCCCTCGCCGTCGCGCTCTGGCGTCAGGGGGCGCCGGGCTGA
- the rsfS gene encoding ribosome silencing factor, with amino-acid sequence MSSASTTSQRTRRTGPTPGRALAQIAVEAALDKRARDVTVMDLRGISGEVDYFVIATGESDLQIRAIVDGVVDAIRQQAGERPVARDGQPGTSRWIVLDYFDLAVHVFDPELRSHYDLERLWGDAPTETVSDEDSTVKLLSDPVPEAPGDGPTAEDELPDDGEPVEADGDDEEGA; translated from the coding sequence ATGTCTTCTGCCTCGACGACCTCCCAACGCACCCGCCGCACCGGCCCCACGCCCGGCCGCGCGCTCGCCCAGATCGCCGTCGAGGCGGCCCTCGACAAGCGGGCCCGCGACGTGACCGTGATGGACCTCCGCGGCATCTCGGGCGAGGTCGACTACTTCGTGATCGCGACGGGCGAGTCGGACCTCCAGATCCGCGCCATCGTCGACGGCGTGGTCGACGCGATCCGTCAGCAGGCCGGTGAGCGGCCCGTGGCCCGCGACGGCCAGCCCGGCACGAGCCGCTGGATCGTCCTCGACTACTTCGACCTCGCCGTCCACGTGTTCGACCCCGAGCTCCGATCGCACTACGACCTCGAGCGGCTCTGGGGCGACGCGCCCACGGAGACCGTCTCCGACGAGGACTCGACGGTCAAGCTCCTCTCGGACCCCGTGCCGGAGGCCCCGGGCGACGGCCCGACGGCCGAGGACGAACTCCCCGACGATGGGGAGCCGGTCGAAGCCGACGGCGACGACGAGGAGGGCGCCTGA